A single region of the Gammaproteobacteria bacterium CG11_big_fil_rev_8_21_14_0_20_46_22 genome encodes:
- a CDS encoding bifunctional methylenetetrahydrofolate dehydrogenase/methenyltetrahydrofolate cyclohydrolase FolD — MFAHVIDGKALAKHKETHLSEQIAYIQSQYAVQPALATILVGEDPASRVYVGKKLVCCQRIGIKDVSIKLPESTTESELIAKILALNTDTSISGILVQMPLPKHIDAQNVIAAIDPLKDVDGFHPYNLGRLFQGRPQLRPCTPYGVMQMLQSLDLELKGLEATVVGVSHTVGRPMFAELLLAGCTVTACHRLTKDLPGKVARADLVVSATGVAGLIKGEWIKPGAIVIDVGIIRLPNGKLVGDVEFEEAQQRAGYITPVPGGVGPMTVITLMQNTIEAFLLQRKSQD, encoded by the coding sequence ATCTTCGCTCACGTTATTGATGGCAAAGCCTTAGCAAAACACAAAGAGACTCACCTTAGCGAGCAAATTGCTTACATTCAAAGCCAATACGCCGTGCAACCTGCACTGGCTACGATTTTGGTCGGCGAAGATCCAGCCTCAAGAGTTTATGTTGGCAAAAAATTAGTCTGCTGCCAGAGAATTGGCATTAAGGATGTCTCGATCAAGCTGCCGGAAAGCACCACTGAAAGCGAGCTTATTGCCAAGATACTCGCACTAAATACTGACACGAGCATTTCGGGCATTTTGGTACAAATGCCCCTACCCAAGCACATCGATGCCCAAAATGTCATCGCTGCGATCGATCCCTTAAAAGATGTTGACGGTTTTCACCCCTATAACCTTGGCCGACTATTCCAGGGCAGGCCCCAACTCCGACCCTGCACACCGTACGGTGTCATGCAGATGCTACAAAGCCTCGATCTTGAGCTCAAGGGACTTGAGGCTACCGTCGTTGGTGTTTCTCACACAGTCGGTCGGCCCATGTTTGCCGAGCTTCTATTAGCCGGTTGCACCGTCACGGCCTGCCATCGATTAACGAAAGATTTACCCGGAAAAGTCGCGCGCGCAGACTTAGTGGTCTCGGCCACCGGCGTCGCGGGTCTCATCAAAGGCGAATGGATCAAACCCGGCGCCATAGTGATTGACGTGGGTATTATTCGATTGCCGAATGGTAAGCTAGTCGGCGATGTTGAATTTGAAGAAGCACAACAGCGTGCTGGCTACATCACGCCCGTACCGGGCGGCGTAGGCCCCATGACCGTAATTACCTTGATGCAAAATACAATCGAAGCTTTTTTACTTCAGCGAAAAAGTCAGGATTAG
- a CDS encoding cysteine--tRNA ligase has product MMMLLYNSETKQKERLKPLRENELSMYVCGMTVYDYCHIGHARMLITFDMVSRYLRYRGYNLKYVRNITDIEDKIIHRANENGEAFSDLSQRFIDAMNEDCEALNVAKPDEEPRATAHIQGMLDMIQTLLDKDIAYLAENGDVLYDVTRFEGYGRLSHRKLEDMQAGSRVEVDSSKRNPYDFVLWKKAKTGEPAWPSPWGEGRPGWHIECSAMSKACLHEQIDIHGGGADLLFPHHENELAQSEAVNGKRFVNIWMHAGFLNINNEKMSKSLKNFITIREALKHVSADQIRYFMAASHYRSPLNYCEETLANAKQALTRFYTALRGVVFEGVEPAVNTEFEARFQTAMDDDLNTPEAMAVLFDLAKTINRLKESADDSVPAYAALLKKLGHVLGILYQDVEAFFRGNVDAEKIEALIDERNQARADKNFARADAIRDELASLGVVIEDGAGQTTWRLES; this is encoded by the coding sequence CTGATGATGCTTTTATACAATAGCGAAACTAAACAGAAAGAACGCTTAAAGCCTTTGCGTGAAAATGAGTTATCCATGTACGTGTGTGGCATGACGGTGTATGACTATTGCCACATTGGTCATGCGCGCATGCTAATTACCTTTGATATGGTGTCACGTTATCTGCGTTATCGGGGTTACAACTTGAAGTACGTGCGTAATATCACTGACATCGAGGACAAAATCATTCATCGCGCCAATGAAAACGGCGAGGCTTTTTCTGATTTGAGTCAGCGTTTTATTGACGCAATGAATGAAGATTGTGAAGCTTTAAATGTTGCTAAGCCCGACGAGGAGCCCAGGGCAACTGCGCATATTCAAGGCATGTTGGATATGATTCAAACGCTATTGGATAAAGACATCGCTTACCTGGCTGAGAATGGCGATGTCCTATACGATGTCACGCGTTTTGAAGGCTATGGTCGACTTTCACATCGCAAACTTGAGGATATGCAGGCCGGTAGTCGTGTGGAAGTCGATAGTAGCAAGCGTAATCCTTATGATTTTGTCTTGTGGAAAAAAGCGAAAACTGGCGAGCCTGCGTGGCCTTCGCCTTGGGGTGAGGGGCGCCCGGGTTGGCACATTGAGTGCTCGGCCATGTCCAAGGCTTGCTTGCACGAGCAGATTGATATTCATGGTGGCGGCGCAGATTTACTCTTTCCGCACCATGAAAATGAATTGGCACAGTCAGAAGCAGTCAATGGTAAGCGTTTTGTCAATATTTGGATGCACGCAGGGTTTTTGAATATCAACAATGAAAAAATGTCGAAGTCATTGAAAAATTTCATCACTATTCGTGAAGCTTTAAAGCATGTTTCCGCCGATCAAATTCGTTATTTTATGGCAGCGAGCCATTACCGCAGTCCTTTAAACTATTGCGAAGAAACCTTAGCCAATGCAAAGCAAGCTTTGACCCGTTTCTATACGGCTTTGCGTGGCGTGGTTTTTGAAGGTGTTGAGCCTGCGGTTAATACTGAATTTGAGGCACGCTTTCAGACGGCGATGGATGATGATTTAAACACGCCGGAGGCGATGGCGGTTTTGTTTGATTTGGCAAAAACCATTAATCGCTTGAAAGAGTCAGCTGATGATAGCGTGCCTGCTTATGCGGCTTTGTTGAAAAAACTTGGGCATGTGCTGGGTATTTTGTATCAAGACGTTGAGGCTTTTTTTCGTGGTAATGTGGACGCGGAAAAGATCGAAGCATTGATTGATGAGCGCAACCAAGCCAGAGCAGATAAGAATTTTGCGAGAGCAGATGCTATTCGTGATGAGCTTGCAAGTCTTGGTGTGGTGATCGAAGATGGTGCTGGCCAAACCACTTGGCGTTTGGAATCGTGA
- a CDS encoding amidase, whose translation MRLQYSTWPDVASYLEKHSGVIIPIGSTEQHGPTGLIGTDILCPELIAWEISAQQGVMVAPSLSLGSAQHHMAFAGSMTLRPSTMMAMIIDVVNSLAVHGFTHFFFLNGHGGNIAPIQAAFAEIHTQAMLYGGRRAHCCLQNWWKGNEVTKLIKALYGDAEGSHATPSEIALSYLVCSDKHTLEMQKVLSPEIAEKRLDFQHGYHYRERFPDGRMGSNPQLATLEHGKQFLSASVKDTFEAYQDFLKQD comes from the coding sequence ATGCGCTTGCAATACTCGACCTGGCCTGACGTTGCATCCTACTTGGAAAAACACTCGGGGGTGATTATTCCGATTGGCTCAACGGAGCAGCATGGTCCTACGGGTTTGATTGGCACGGATATTCTTTGCCCCGAGCTTATTGCCTGGGAAATTTCAGCGCAACAAGGCGTTATGGTCGCTCCAAGCTTGAGTTTGGGTAGTGCGCAGCACCATATGGCTTTTGCAGGGAGTATGACGCTGCGTCCCTCCACGATGATGGCCATGATTATCGATGTGGTGAATTCTTTAGCCGTGCATGGCTTTACGCATTTCTTTTTCTTAAACGGCCATGGCGGTAATATCGCACCTATTCAGGCAGCATTTGCGGAAATCCACACACAGGCGATGCTATATGGCGGCAGACGGGCGCATTGTTGTCTGCAAAATTGGTGGAAAGGTAATGAGGTGACAAAGCTGATTAAGGCGCTTTATGGTGATGCAGAAGGCTCTCATGCGACACCGTCTGAGATTGCGCTATCGTATTTGGTGTGCTCAGATAAACACACACTCGAAATGCAGAAAGTGCTTTCACCCGAAATTGCTGAAAAACGCTTAGACTTTCAGCACGGTTATCACTACCGTGAGCGTTTTCCCGATGGCCGAATGGGCTCAAACCCTCAGCTTGCAACACTAGAGCATGGTAAGCAATTTCTCAGTGCTTCAGTGAAAGATACTTTTGAAGCCTACCAAGATTTTTTAAAACAGGACTGA
- a CDS encoding UDP-2,3-diacylglucosamine diphosphatase gives MMKTYLISDIHLSQSDSALCERFFGFIKGLDPDQTNALYILGDFFEVWIGDDEPSALHTRVAKALKQLSQQGIPIYIMHGNRDFLMGKTFVKSCGASLLPDPSLINIANTPIVISHGDELCSDDKAYQRFRKLARHRLLQRFFLALPLKWRQKIGRDLRQYSGKQDKPLAIMDVNSAAAKALCQSFNSTFLIHGHTHRPATHTENNITRIVLSDWHTQGHALVINEKLNIENLYF, from the coding sequence GTGATGAAGACGTATCTTATCTCCGACATACACCTTTCGCAATCTGACAGCGCACTTTGCGAGCGTTTTTTTGGCTTCATCAAAGGTTTAGACCCTGATCAAACCAACGCGCTGTATATTTTAGGCGATTTCTTTGAAGTCTGGATCGGCGACGATGAGCCCTCAGCTCTCCACACAAGGGTTGCCAAGGCACTCAAACAACTCAGCCAACAGGGCATCCCTATTTATATCATGCATGGCAACCGCGATTTCTTAATGGGCAAAACCTTTGTGAAAAGCTGTGGCGCAAGTTTATTGCCGGACCCGAGCCTGATTAACATCGCCAACACACCGATTGTCATCAGCCATGGCGACGAACTTTGCAGCGACGACAAAGCCTACCAACGCTTTCGAAAACTCGCCAGACATCGCTTATTGCAACGCTTTTTCCTAGCTTTACCCCTCAAATGGCGACAGAAAATAGGCCGAGACTTGCGTCAGTATTCCGGCAAGCAAGATAAGCCTTTAGCCATCATGGACGTCAACTCAGCTGCAGCAAAAGCTTTATGCCAATCATTTAACAGCACTTTTCTCATTCACGGCCATACACATCGGCCTGCGACACACACAGAAAATAATATCACAAGAATCGTCTTATCCGACTGGCACACACAGGGCCATGCTCTGGTCATCAATGAAAAACTTAACATCGAAAACCTGTATTTCTAA
- a CDS encoding peptidase M23, giving the protein MYDRILFFSQKGLFSMRFPILLAAATLPLCAFALKSYPMPNANNDLIGRVQYVHPEQGDHIYQITRRYNVGFYEMIEANPDMNRHSKLSTDETLKIPTQYVLPNVPRKGIVINLPELRLYYFNEAKHVVQTAPIAIGRFNWKTPEMTTRVIRKQKDPVWVVPKSIKEESARKGIHLPDVMPAGPENPLGEYMLRLGNWSYLIHGTNAPNSIGKRASSGCMRMFPESIEALFQAVPIDTQVQIINQPIKVGWENGELYMEAHEPLHEAAMSRHEEYDYAQGVIREMTQDHPMNVNWRKVDDVIEASSGIPTLISQGKASGPTPDLERDSSLLHGEIEYTVPNDYE; this is encoded by the coding sequence ATGTATGATAGGATTTTGTTTTTTAGTCAAAAAGGACTTTTCTCTATGCGTTTTCCGATCTTGTTAGCTGCCGCAACATTACCGCTCTGCGCTTTTGCGCTTAAAAGCTACCCCATGCCCAACGCTAACAACGACCTTATCGGCCGTGTGCAATACGTTCACCCTGAGCAAGGTGACCATATTTATCAAATCACGCGTCGCTACAACGTTGGTTTTTACGAAATGATTGAAGCCAACCCAGACATGAATCGCCACTCCAAGCTATCAACTGATGAAACACTAAAGATTCCCACCCAATACGTATTACCCAATGTGCCACGCAAAGGCATTGTCATTAACCTGCCTGAATTACGCTTATATTATTTCAATGAGGCCAAACACGTGGTACAAACTGCCCCGATTGCCATTGGCCGCTTCAATTGGAAAACGCCTGAAATGACGACCAGAGTCATTCGAAAACAAAAAGACCCGGTTTGGGTCGTGCCTAAATCTATCAAAGAAGAGAGTGCCCGCAAAGGTATACACTTGCCTGACGTCATGCCAGCCGGCCCTGAAAATCCACTCGGCGAGTACATGCTAAGACTTGGCAACTGGAGTTACCTCATTCATGGCACGAATGCGCCTAATAGCATTGGCAAGCGTGCTAGCTCTGGCTGCATGCGCATGTTCCCTGAAAGTATCGAAGCCCTATTTCAAGCAGTGCCTATCGACACACAAGTGCAAATTATTAATCAGCCGATTAAGGTCGGCTGGGAAAATGGTGAATTGTATATGGAGGCCCACGAGCCTCTGCATGAAGCCGCCATGTCACGACACGAAGAGTATGATTATGCTCAAGGCGTGATTCGCGAAATGACACAAGATCACCCAATGAATGTCAACTGGCGTAAAGTTGATGATGTCATCGAAGCTTCTTCAGGCATCCCCACGCTCATCAGTCAGGGTAAAGCCAGTGGCCCAACCCCTGATTTAGAGCGTGATTCATCGCTATTACATGGCGAAATTGAGTACACCGTGCCAAACGACTACGAGTAA
- the smc gene encoding chromosome segregation protein SMC, which yields MSHFMRLESIKLVGFKSFVDPTKVDFPSNLNGVVGPNGCGKSNIIDAVRWVMGESSAKQLRGESSTDVIFNGTVERKPVGQASIELVFDNSEGKLGGEYAKYNQISVKRQVNREAQSTYYLNGTKCRRRDITDVFLGTGMGPRSYAIIEQGMISRLIEAKPEEMRANLEEVSGISKYKERRRETENRIKHTRENLSRLHDLREEIEKQLATLKRQSSAAERYRVLKEEARQLQAQVYGVQWKNLAADSKRFRESLDELSIKLEEEKANFQAEERKLVELREEKNQRLDTFNEVQKNYYDCGSEISRLEQAIKHQKERREQLEKDLENAEKEYRHLQNLVEQDLSRQTALQGESEQLRHDIVEKREIFEACGEKMQATDGEGQAWQENWDVFNQRAAETSRKAQVEQTRIQHIEQRQLQQKQRMDRIAEEERLLRQDSSEDELKSLSGLLDDLHNEAQMNEAQYQTLLSDLNAQREQERTHRDRLDSLRGEWQSLKAKIASLETLQQDALMQKGEKIKAWMSAQGLSDKPLLAQCLETRSGWEKAVEMALGSLLEAVCVDNPANLKSALADVQEGQLNFFRLTDTQDIAVSPDSLASKINAPKGLRAELAHVFTAENLDEALSRLPSLQAHQAVVTRDGMYLTPNLLRIDRGRADQQGVLEREKTIKQYKEDSERLARQVAELENTLSNSEASLKAYEEQRDSLQAGVSQAKSNLADTKAKVEVKRSKLEHAELRLKALAEELLELKQQFAKEHNELAQARAIWQEAMQAMEHDATDRDRLLAERDRFKEALSLIRAEYQEAQSILHRAQTSLESKETESQALTQSIERMRAQMQQMQERKAQYELALQSDDSPEEDLSEKLASAVSRHATIEKELTDEKQIMGEIEHKIFEAEKARHAIDESINTVRSKLENQKLRIQEFDIRQANIVERLKEDDLTLEVVLAELTDEHEEKALLEALEATQRRIERLGPINLAAIDEYKVQEERKIYIDKQYEDLEKALSTLENAIRKIDRETRQRFKETFDTVNGYFKEFFPKIFGGGSAYMELIGDDLLSAGVTVMARPPGKKNTSIHLLSGGEKALTAVALVFSMFQLNPAPFCMLDEVDAPLDDNNVLRFCKLVKEMSDKVQFIFISHNKLAIEMAHNLIGVTMHEPGVSRIVSVDMDEAVAMAEA from the coding sequence ATCAGCCATTTCATGCGTCTAGAATCAATTAAATTAGTCGGTTTTAAATCCTTTGTTGACCCCACGAAAGTGGACTTCCCAAGTAACCTCAATGGCGTGGTCGGCCCCAATGGTTGCGGTAAATCCAATATCATCGATGCTGTGCGTTGGGTGATGGGTGAGAGCTCAGCAAAACAGTTGCGTGGTGAGTCCTCTACAGACGTTATCTTTAACGGTACCGTTGAGCGCAAGCCGGTGGGGCAGGCCTCGATCGAACTTGTGTTCGACAACAGTGAAGGCAAGCTTGGTGGCGAGTATGCCAAGTACAATCAAATTTCCGTTAAGCGACAAGTGAATCGTGAGGCGCAGTCAACGTATTATTTGAATGGCACTAAATGTCGTCGTCGTGATATCACGGATGTTTTCTTGGGCACCGGTATGGGCCCTAGAAGTTACGCGATTATTGAGCAGGGGATGATTTCTCGTTTGATCGAGGCTAAGCCTGAAGAAATGCGCGCGAATCTTGAAGAAGTTTCAGGGATCTCAAAATATAAAGAACGTCGCCGAGAAACTGAAAACCGCATTAAACACACGCGAGAAAACCTATCTCGTTTGCATGATCTTCGTGAGGAAATTGAAAAACAACTAGCAACCTTAAAGCGCCAGTCCAGTGCTGCTGAGCGTTACAGGGTTTTGAAAGAAGAGGCTCGCCAGTTGCAAGCCCAAGTCTATGGCGTGCAGTGGAAAAACTTGGCGGCAGACTCTAAGCGTTTTCGTGAAAGCTTGGATGAGCTGTCTATCAAGCTTGAAGAAGAGAAGGCTAATTTTCAAGCCGAAGAGCGCAAGCTTGTAGAGCTTCGTGAAGAGAAAAATCAACGTCTTGATACCTTTAACGAGGTCCAGAAAAACTACTACGATTGCGGCAGTGAAATTTCTCGCCTTGAGCAAGCTATAAAACATCAGAAAGAACGTCGTGAGCAGCTTGAGAAGGATTTGGAGAACGCGGAAAAAGAATACCGTCATTTGCAAAATTTGGTGGAGCAAGATTTGTCGCGACAAACGGCATTGCAGGGCGAATCTGAGCAGTTGCGTCACGATATCGTTGAAAAGCGCGAAATCTTTGAAGCCTGCGGTGAAAAAATGCAAGCCACCGATGGCGAGGGTCAGGCCTGGCAAGAAAACTGGGATGTGTTCAATCAGCGTGCGGCAGAAACCTCAAGGAAGGCCCAGGTTGAGCAAACACGGATACAGCACATTGAGCAAAGGCAATTGCAGCAGAAGCAACGTATGGATCGCATCGCAGAAGAGGAAAGATTACTTCGCCAAGATTCGTCTGAAGATGAGCTGAAAAGCTTGAGCGGTTTGCTCGATGATTTGCACAATGAAGCTCAAATGAACGAAGCGCAGTATCAGACCTTATTGTCTGACTTAAACGCCCAGCGTGAGCAAGAGCGCACGCACCGTGATCGCTTGGACAGTCTGCGTGGTGAGTGGCAATCGCTCAAAGCAAAAATTGCCTCACTTGAGACTCTGCAACAAGATGCCTTGATGCAAAAGGGTGAGAAGATTAAAGCTTGGATGAGCGCGCAGGGTTTGTCCGATAAGCCTTTATTGGCGCAATGCTTGGAGACGCGGTCAGGTTGGGAAAAAGCCGTTGAAATGGCTTTGGGCTCTTTGCTTGAAGCGGTCTGTGTTGATAACCCTGCCAACTTGAAATCCGCTTTGGCCGATGTTCAAGAGGGTCAGCTGAATTTCTTCCGTCTGACGGATACTCAAGATATCGCGGTTTCACCGGATAGTTTGGCGAGTAAAATTAATGCCCCCAAAGGCTTGCGTGCAGAGCTTGCGCATGTGTTTACCGCGGAAAACTTAGATGAAGCCTTGTCGCGTTTGCCGAGTTTACAGGCGCATCAAGCCGTAGTGACGCGTGATGGTATGTACTTAACCCCAAACCTATTGCGCATTGATCGTGGTCGTGCGGATCAGCAGGGCGTGTTAGAGCGTGAAAAAACCATTAAGCAGTATAAAGAAGATAGTGAGCGTTTGGCGCGCCAAGTGGCAGAGCTTGAAAACACACTAAGCAACTCTGAAGCTTCACTCAAAGCCTATGAAGAGCAGCGTGATAGTTTGCAGGCTGGAGTTAGCCAAGCTAAATCAAATTTGGCGGACACAAAAGCCAAGGTTGAGGTTAAGCGTTCAAAACTAGAGCATGCCGAATTGCGCTTGAAAGCACTGGCTGAAGAGTTGCTTGAACTTAAGCAACAGTTTGCAAAAGAGCATAATGAGCTTGCGCAAGCCAGAGCGATTTGGCAGGAAGCGATGCAGGCGATGGAGCACGATGCGACAGATCGTGATCGTTTGCTGGCTGAGCGAGATCGTTTTAAAGAAGCTTTATCGTTGATTCGTGCTGAGTATCAAGAAGCACAGTCCATCTTGCATCGTGCGCAAACAAGTTTAGAGTCAAAAGAAACCGAAAGCCAGGCGCTGACTCAATCGATTGAGCGCATGCGAGCGCAAATGCAGCAAATGCAAGAGCGTAAAGCTCAATATGAGCTTGCCTTGCAAAGTGATGATTCGCCTGAAGAAGACCTGAGTGAAAAATTGGCATCTGCGGTTTCACGACACGCCACGATTGAAAAAGAGCTCACCGATGAAAAACAAATCATGGGTGAGATCGAGCACAAAATTTTTGAGGCTGAGAAAGCACGCCACGCGATCGACGAATCGATTAATACAGTACGTAGCAAACTTGAAAATCAAAAATTGCGCATACAGGAATTTGATATTCGCCAAGCTAACATTGTTGAGCGCTTGAAAGAAGACGATCTGACGCTTGAAGTCGTTCTCGCCGAGCTGACCGACGAGCATGAAGAAAAGGCCTTGCTTGAAGCCTTGGAGGCTACACAAAGGCGTATTGAGCGTTTGGGCCCGATTAACTTAGCAGCCATTGATGAGTATAAAGTTCAAGAAGAGCGCAAGATTTATATTGATAAGCAGTATGAAGACTTAGAGAAAGCTTTAAGCACACTTGAAAATGCTATCCGTAAAATTGATCGCGAAACGCGTCAGCGCTTCAAAGAAACGTTTGATACGGTGAATGGGTACTTTAAAGAGTTCTTCCCGAAAATTTTTGGTGGCGGTAGCGCTTATATGGAGCTTATCGGCGATGACTTGCTGAGCGCCGGCGTGACAGTGATGGCCCGGCCACCGGGTAAGAAAAACACCAGTATTCATTTGCTATCGGGTGGTGAAAAAGCTTTGACAGCCGTTGCTTTGGTTTTCTCGATGTTCCAGCTTAATCCGGCGCCGTTTTGTATGCTTGACGAGGTCGATGCACCGTTGGATGATAATAACGTCTTACGTTTCTGTAAGCTTGTTAAAGAAATGTCGGATAAGGTACAGTTTATCTTTATTAGCCATAATAAGCTTGCGATTGAAATGGCTCACAACTTGATTGGTGTGACCATGCATGAGCCAGGTGTTTCACGTATCGTTTCTGTTGATATGGATGAAGCTGTGGCGATGGCTGAGGCTTAA
- a CDS encoding glyoxalase, producing MNKKPSTHLHHIAISVDDIQTAIDWYQSHFGGEIDYQDDTWAILKYENIKLAFVLAHQHPPHIAFEVNRANIEGPLKNHRDNTESRYIRDPFGNVVELVAKD from the coding sequence ATGAACAAAAAACCAAGCACACATCTTCACCACATCGCCATCAGCGTAGATGACATTCAAACGGCTATTGATTGGTACCAAAGTCACTTTGGCGGCGAGATCGACTACCAGGATGATACCTGGGCAATATTAAAGTATGAGAACATCAAGCTCGCTTTCGTGCTTGCTCACCAGCACCCCCCCCACATCGCCTTTGAAGTCAACCGAGCCAATATCGAAGGTCCTTTAAAAAATCACCGCGACAACACAGAATCTCGCTACATCCGCGATCCTTTTGGTAACGTCGTTGAGCTGGTTGCCAAAGATTAA
- a CDS encoding NAD+ synthase (NH(3)-dependent; catalyzes the formation of nicotinamide adenine dinucleotide (NAD) from nicotinic acid adenine dinucleotide (NAAD) using either ammonia or glutamine as the amide donor and ATP; ammonia-utilizing enzymes include the ones from Bacillus and Escherichia coli while glutamine-utilizing enzymes include the Mycobacterial one; forms homodimers), translating to MLNIALAQLNLTVGATDDNAKKILQAYETAAKQGADIMVCPELAISGYPPEDLLLRHDFIELSDNTAQALAKHFTEIDVILTYPCLRNGKRYNTAGWVRNGKIIAEYFKHSLPNEGLLDEKRYFCEGKDSVVVEHKGVKLGLLICEDLWHDENIIQAKNAGAQCILSTNASPFRFDKQDVRINILRHNAKISQLPIYYVNYVGSQDEFLFDGQSMAVSEKGELCYQAPAFKEEIIFLKHSHDGVEHKPYQKPDPLDLIYQGLVTGTRDYINKNGFPGAIIGLSGGIDSALTLAIAVDALGAERVHAVLMPSQYTADISNEDAIKQVDSLGVTHSVLPIKPCFDAFLSALAEPFENYKPDITEENIQARIRGTLLMALSNKTGKLVLTTGNKSEMAVGYATLYGDMAGGFAVLKDVYKTVVYKLARHVNRDKEIIPERVITREPSAELAPNQKDQDSLPPYEILDVIIKAFVEDDLSCEAIIKQGYDAEIVKKVLRLIQINEYKRRQAAPGIRITKRAFGRNRRYPITSGFIRLFSDQ from the coding sequence ATGCTCAATATTGCACTGGCTCAACTTAACCTCACCGTTGGGGCAACCGATGACAATGCCAAAAAAATTTTGCAGGCCTATGAAACAGCGGCTAAGCAAGGCGCTGACATCATGGTTTGCCCAGAGCTTGCAATCAGCGGCTACCCGCCTGAAGACCTACTGTTACGCCATGATTTTATCGAGCTTTCCGACAACACTGCCCAAGCGCTGGCAAAGCACTTCACCGAAATCGATGTGATTTTAACGTATCCTTGCCTACGCAACGGCAAGCGCTACAACACAGCAGGCTGGGTGAGAAACGGCAAAATTATTGCAGAATATTTCAAACACAGCTTACCCAATGAAGGTTTACTGGATGAAAAGCGCTACTTCTGTGAAGGTAAAGACAGCGTGGTCGTTGAACACAAAGGCGTGAAGCTCGGTTTATTGATTTGCGAAGATCTTTGGCATGATGAGAATATTATACAAGCAAAAAACGCCGGCGCTCAATGCATTTTAAGCACCAATGCCTCACCATTTCGCTTTGATAAACAAGACGTTCGCATCAACATATTGAGACACAATGCCAAAATCAGCCAGCTGCCGATTTATTACGTGAACTATGTTGGCAGTCAGGATGAATTTTTATTTGACGGCCAATCCATGGCTGTCTCTGAAAAAGGCGAGTTATGCTATCAAGCGCCCGCCTTCAAAGAAGAAATCATTTTCTTAAAACACAGTCACGACGGGGTTGAGCACAAACCCTACCAAAAACCAGACCCATTGGATTTAATTTATCAAGGTCTAGTCACTGGCACTCGTGATTACATTAACAAAAATGGTTTTCCTGGGGCCATTATCGGGCTATCTGGCGGCATCGACTCAGCCCTCACATTAGCGATTGCTGTTGATGCACTTGGCGCCGAACGTGTCCACGCGGTACTCATGCCTTCGCAATACACAGCCGACATAAGCAACGAAGATGCGATAAAACAAGTGGACTCACTGGGCGTCACTCACAGTGTTTTGCCGATAAAACCTTGCTTCGATGCTTTTTTAAGTGCATTAGCGGAACCCTTTGAAAACTATAAACCCGATATTACTGAAGAAAACATCCAAGCGCGTATTCGTGGGACCCTGCTCATGGCCTTATCGAACAAAACAGGCAAGCTTGTTTTGACAACCGGTAACAAGAGTGAAATGGCCGTGGGTTATGCGACCTTATACGGCGATATGGCCGGCGGCTTTGCCGTGTTAAAAGACGTGTATAAAACGGTAGTGTACAAATTAGCCCGCCATGTAAACCGTGATAAAGAAATCATCCCTGAACGGGTAATCACTCGCGAGCCATCAGCAGAGCTTGCACCCAACCAAAAAGACCAAGATAGCCTTCCTCCTTATGAAATATTGGATGTCATCATTAAAGCCTTTGTGGAAGATGACTTAAGCTGTGAAGCCATCATCAAACAAGGTTATGATGCAGAGATAGTAAAAAAAGTGCTGCGACTCATTCAAATCAATGAATACAAACGACGCCAAGCTGCGCCAGGCATTCGCATTACCAAGCGTGCCTTTGGCCGCAATCGACGTTACCCGATCACCTCAGGATTCATTCGCCTATTCAGCGATCAGTGA
- a CDS encoding arsenate reductase (glutaredoxin): MKTVTLYHNPRCSKSREALALLVARGLDVTVIEYLKTPPSLNTLKALAEKLGDDKETLFRTNEEAYKSIKTLPFEARLAAICEEPILLERPVVETDKAAVVARPPEKLLDII; this comes from the coding sequence TTGAAAACTGTCACGCTATACCACAACCCACGTTGTTCAAAATCGCGCGAAGCCCTAGCCTTGCTAGTCGCCCGCGGCCTCGACGTTACCGTGATTGAATATCTTAAAACACCCCCTAGCCTTAACACACTGAAAGCACTAGCAGAAAAGTTGGGTGATGATAAAGAAACATTATTTCGCACAAATGAAGAGGCATACAAATCCATCAAAACCCTTCCTTTTGAAGCAAGACTTGCTGCCATTTGTGAAGAACCGATCTTACTGGAGCGCCCCGTGGTCGAAACTGATAAGGCCGCCGTGGTTGCGCGCCCACCCGAAAAACTATTAGACATTATTTAA